The following proteins are encoded in a genomic region of Anaerolineae bacterium:
- a CDS encoding Sulfite oxidase — protein sequence MFDSIFRRRAEEENYASQGRLPPGQSLTQKFPVLHYGPVPTFNPATWDFRVWGEVEQPVTWTWEEFNQLPRTQVVMDIHCVTRWSKFDTRWEGVSVRTLVEQGLIRLKPSARFVIQHAEYGFTANLPLEVVLQDNFLLATHYNGEPLTPDHGYPVRGVIGYIVGRDDLKVPYFWKGAKWLRGLEFTAYDRLGFWEQAGYHNEADVWKEQRFG from the coding sequence ATGTTTGACAGCATCTTTCGCCGCCGCGCCGAAGAAGAAAATTACGCCAGTCAGGGCCGACTGCCCCCGGGTCAATCTCTGACCCAAAAGTTTCCGGTCTTACATTACGGACCTGTTCCCACCTTCAACCCGGCAACCTGGGACTTTCGTGTGTGGGGTGAAGTCGAGCAACCGGTAACCTGGACATGGGAAGAATTTAACCAATTGCCCCGGACGCAAGTCGTTATGGACATCCATTGTGTCACTCGTTGGAGCAAGTTTGATACCCGCTGGGAAGGCGTATCGGTGCGTACCCTCGTGGAGCAAGGCTTGATCCGGCTCAAACCTTCCGCCCGTTTCGTCATTCAACACGCCGAATATGGCTTTACCGCCAATCTTCCGCTTGAGGTCGTCTTACAAGATAATTTTTTGCTTGCGACTCATTACAATGGTGAACCCCTCACCCCCGACCATGGCTATCCAGTGCGTGGGGTTATCGGGTATATTGTCGGTCGTGATGATCTCAAAGTCCCTTATTTTTGGAAAGGGGCAAAGTGGTTGCGAGGCCTGGAATTCACTGCCTACGACCGGTTGGGCTTCTGGGAGCAAGCTGGCTACCACAACGAAGCTGATGTATGGAAAGAACAACGCTTCGGCTAG
- a CDS encoding metal-dependent hydrolase codes for MTTITWLGHASLAIKSGTYHILVDPFISGNPVAPVKEAELKADFILVSHGHGDHVGDTVSIAKRNNALVISNFEIANWLGNQGVRTHPQHIGGGFNHPFGYLKLTQALHGSALPDGSYGGNPAGFLLTTLEGKKLYLACDTGLFGDMRLIGEEGIDLAVLPIGDNFTMGPADALRAVKLIQPKQVIPIHYNTWDLIAQDVQDWKKRVESETSTQVHVLSPGQSLQLE; via the coding sequence ATGACAACCATTACCTGGCTTGGACATGCCAGCCTGGCAATCAAAAGCGGAACTTATCACATCCTGGTTGATCCTTTCATTAGCGGTAATCCGGTCGCTCCGGTCAAAGAAGCGGAGTTAAAGGCCGATTTTATTCTTGTCAGCCACGGACACGGGGATCACGTCGGTGATACGGTATCGATCGCCAAAAGAAACAATGCTTTGGTGATCAGCAATTTTGAGATCGCCAACTGGTTGGGCAATCAAGGCGTGCGCACCCATCCACAACACATCGGTGGTGGCTTTAACCATCCATTCGGCTACCTCAAACTGACCCAGGCGTTGCATGGCTCGGCTTTACCGGATGGTTCGTACGGGGGCAACCCGGCCGGCTTCCTGCTCACTACCTTAGAAGGAAAGAAACTCTATCTCGCCTGTGATACTGGCCTGTTCGGTGACATGCGCCTGATCGGCGAAGAAGGCATTGATCTGGCTGTGCTTCCGATTGGTGATAATTTTACGATGGGGCCAGCTGATGCTTTGCGGGCTGTCAAACTCATCCAACCCAAACAGGTCATTCCGATTCACTACAACACCTGGGATCTGATCGCTCAGGACGTGCAGGATTGGAAGAAGCGGGTTGAATCAGAAACCTCCACTCAAGTCCATGTGCTTTCTCCGGGTCAATCCTTGCAATTGGAATAA
- a CDS encoding putative sugar transport protein — protein sequence MKSRSFPISVRRLAFFTLCRILLNTLYRMVYPFLGIFRTALGVSLEQMSLILTTRAVLGALAPLFASIGDSRGRKTGMILGMALCTVGTSVVLIRPSFTAFSLALLLTMLGKYIFDPSLLAHIGDKVAYASRGRVMALMELGWSLSFLIGVPVVGLLIARVGWQAPFGAFTVLGLLISIGLFLYVPGEASIPGKIPGEKHNFLAVLSSSLALHGLAIGLSISAANEVINLVFGVWLEDAFQLKIAALGATTAVIGISELIGEFLVAGFVDKLGKPQTVSLGILLNIFAAIGLTQGHGSTVAAVLGLFFFYITFEFTLVSSIPLMSEILPEKRATMLSSTGASHSLGRALGALFAAPLYRVGIFTNLGVAILFNLLALIALWTLTRRKSL from the coding sequence ATGAAAAGTCGTTCCTTTCCAATTTCGGTGAGGCGTTTAGCCTTTTTCACCCTGTGTCGGATTTTGCTAAATACGCTGTACCGCATGGTTTACCCTTTTCTGGGGATTTTTCGGACAGCCCTGGGGGTTTCCCTTGAGCAAATGTCCTTAATCCTGACAACCCGCGCCGTTTTAGGAGCCTTAGCGCCGCTATTTGCCAGCATCGGTGACAGCCGCGGGCGAAAAACGGGCATGATTTTGGGCATGGCTTTATGCACAGTTGGGACATCGGTTGTGCTGATCAGACCGAGCTTTACAGCTTTTTCCCTGGCGCTTTTATTGACCATGCTGGGGAAATATATCTTCGACCCGTCCTTGCTTGCGCATATTGGGGATAAAGTCGCTTATGCCTCGCGGGGGCGGGTAATGGCCCTGATGGAATTGGGATGGTCGTTATCCTTCCTGATCGGCGTTCCTGTTGTCGGTTTATTGATCGCCCGGGTGGGATGGCAGGCACCCTTTGGGGCATTTACTGTCCTGGGGTTGTTAATCTCAATTGGGCTATTCTTATACGTGCCAGGCGAGGCTTCCATCCCTGGCAAGATTCCGGGTGAAAAGCACAATTTTCTGGCGGTACTTTCTTCCAGCCTGGCGCTGCACGGGCTCGCCATTGGGCTCTCGATCAGCGCAGCCAATGAGGTCATCAATCTGGTCTTTGGGGTATGGTTAGAGGACGCATTTCAACTGAAAATTGCTGCGCTGGGTGCAACCACAGCCGTAATCGGCATCTCAGAATTGATCGGTGAATTCCTGGTAGCTGGTTTTGTGGATAAACTGGGGAAGCCTCAAACCGTCAGCCTTGGCATTCTGCTGAACATTTTCGCTGCGATTGGCTTAACCCAAGGGCATGGCTCCACGGTTGCAGCCGTGCTTGGGTTGTTCTTTTTCTATATCACCTTTGAGTTTACTTTGGTGAGCAGCATTCCTTTGATGAGTGAAATTCTGCCCGAAAAACGGGCAACGATGCTCTCTTCCACCGGAGCAAGCCACTCGCTGGGGCGCGCTCTGGGAGCTCTCTTTGCAGCTCCGCTCTATCGGGTGGGAATCTTCACCAACCTGGGAGTAGCGATTTTGTTCAACCTGCTTGCCCTGATTGCCCTGTGGACGCTGACGCGGCGGAAATCACTCTAA
- a CDS encoding Cell division protein FtsK, with translation MVFLATGVLALLSMVSVSQGWLTNVLVEFLLNAFGWGAVILPLVLMALGAWLILRRFERVPTPTIERLVGVFSLFLNILVIFHWFGVIFGVTEVQQDRATILFGGKVGAVFYNLLENGLGLIGATIALFSWTLISLIFAFDVRLAQALSSLAHLGTLILDWWDERQSREKNGGQRLADGNISPGSSLSLSPTPVSSIHPGQKVGQSDPAVALRGTRDGSEPTVNWQLPSLPEMLDTGGTIPNSDEIDQHRARVIEETLNSFGAPAHVVEINRGPVITQFGVEPDFIETRSGRMRVRVGKIAALADDLALALSARSVRIQAPVPGKGYVGIEVPNEQPALVHLRDVIESEAFQRLRSPLRFALGQDVSGRAVAIDLAAMPHLLIAGTTGSGKSVCVNALITCLLLHNTPAQLRLIMVDPKRVELSNYNGIPHLLTPVVVELERVTGVLQWVTREMEGRYQKLANAGCRNIAEYNVKAARGENTLPYLVVIIDELADLMMLAPEETERSLTRLAQLARATGIHLVIATQRPSVDVVTGLIKANFPARIAFAVASGIDSRVILDQPGAERLLGRGDMLFQAPDAAAPIRLQGAFVSDGEIQRLVEFWQAQNQGAGSRISAEIVASLPSGVPLKQMPLWDDQIAEESQDPLFLEAVDIARRQGRASISMLQRRLRIGYTRAARLIEAMEEKGIVGPPMPGTGTREVLDYGEAAPPAGEE, from the coding sequence GTGGTCTTTTTAGCAACAGGGGTTTTGGCATTGCTGAGCATGGTCTCAGTCTCTCAGGGTTGGCTGACAAATGTCTTGGTTGAGTTCTTATTGAACGCCTTTGGATGGGGTGCGGTTATTTTGCCGTTGGTGCTGATGGCCTTGGGAGCATGGCTGATTTTGCGCCGTTTTGAACGGGTTCCAACTCCAACGATCGAACGTCTGGTTGGGGTTTTTTCCCTTTTTCTAAACATTCTGGTCATCTTCCATTGGTTTGGAGTTATCTTTGGGGTGACCGAAGTTCAGCAAGACAGGGCAACCATTCTATTTGGGGGAAAGGTTGGGGCTGTTTTTTATAATTTATTAGAAAACGGTTTAGGCTTGATAGGGGCGACCATTGCTCTATTTTCCTGGACACTCATTTCGTTGATCTTTGCTTTCGACGTTCGTCTGGCGCAGGCGTTAAGCAGTCTGGCTCACCTTGGGACGCTAATCCTGGATTGGTGGGATGAGCGACAATCGCGAGAAAAAAATGGGGGACAGCGCCTGGCTGATGGCAACATCTCACCTGGTTCCTCTCTATCGTTATCCCCTACCCCGGTTTCATCCATTCACCCTGGTCAAAAGGTTGGTCAGAGCGATCCAGCAGTCGCGCTGCGAGGTACAAGAGATGGAAGCGAGCCTACGGTGAATTGGCAGTTGCCCAGTCTGCCCGAAATGTTAGACACCGGTGGTACCATCCCCAACTCAGACGAGATCGACCAACATCGTGCCCGAGTGATTGAAGAAACGCTCAATTCCTTTGGCGCACCCGCTCATGTTGTGGAGATTAATCGTGGTCCGGTGATTACTCAGTTTGGCGTGGAGCCTGATTTTATCGAAACCCGCAGCGGTAGGATGCGTGTCCGTGTGGGCAAGATTGCGGCTTTAGCCGACGATCTGGCACTGGCACTATCCGCCCGCAGTGTCCGCATCCAGGCCCCCGTACCAGGTAAAGGCTACGTCGGGATTGAAGTCCCCAACGAACAACCAGCTCTGGTGCACTTAAGAGATGTGATCGAGAGCGAGGCTTTTCAACGCTTGCGCTCGCCGTTGCGCTTTGCCTTGGGGCAGGATGTCAGTGGGCGGGCAGTGGCAATTGACCTGGCAGCGATGCCGCATCTGCTCATTGCCGGCACTACTGGCTCGGGCAAATCGGTGTGCGTGAATGCACTGATTACCTGTCTGTTATTGCATAACACGCCTGCCCAGTTACGCCTGATTATGGTTGATCCAAAACGGGTGGAACTTTCTAACTATAATGGTATTCCTCATTTGTTGACGCCAGTTGTGGTCGAATTGGAGCGAGTAACTGGCGTATTGCAATGGGTGACGCGGGAAATGGAAGGTCGTTACCAGAAATTAGCCAACGCCGGATGTCGAAACATTGCTGAATACAACGTAAAAGCGGCGCGAGGGGAAAATACTCTCCCCTATCTGGTGGTGATTATTGACGAATTGGCTGACCTGATGATGCTTGCCCCCGAAGAAACCGAACGTTCTCTCACCCGCCTTGCCCAACTGGCACGCGCAACCGGTATTCATCTGGTGATCGCCACTCAGCGTCCTTCGGTGGATGTGGTGACCGGCTTAATCAAGGCAAATTTTCCAGCCCGCATTGCCTTTGCGGTTGCCTCGGGTATTGATAGTCGCGTGATCCTCGATCAACCTGGAGCTGAGAGATTACTCGGTCGCGGCGATATGCTCTTTCAGGCTCCGGATGCAGCTGCGCCCATTCGCCTGCAAGGTGCTTTTGTCTCCGATGGGGAAATTCAGCGTCTGGTCGAATTTTGGCAAGCTCAAAATCAGGGTGCTGGCAGCAGGATCAGCGCTGAAATTGTTGCCTCTCTTCCCAGTGGTGTTCCGTTGAAGCAGATGCCGCTATGGGATGATCAGATTGCTGAGGAGAGTCAGGATCCGTTATTCCTTGAAGCGGTAGATATTGCCAGACGACAAGGGCGAGCGTCAATTTCCATGCTTCAACGGCGATTGCGCATCGGTTATACGCGAGCAGCGCGCCTGATCGAAGCGATGGAGGAAAAAGGAATTGTCGGTCCACCAATGCCTGGTACGGGGACGCGGGAGGTGTTAGATTACGGCGAGGCAGCCCCACCGGCAGGGGAAGAGTAA
- a CDS encoding Adenylate cyclase, whose translation MTLICKHCQAELPDGMRYCGYCGARLSDPPLYLDTHQRSQIRHVTVLFADLEGYTVAANRLDSEALYELVQQYTDLLSREVYKYEGIIDKMTGDGIMALFGAPVSYENNTERAIRAALDMQANFLMWRQHVQQNLNLDLNLRIGLHCGPVIVGEIGSNIVMDYTAIGETVNLAYRLQEIADPGSIFTSAEVVHQTRAIFDYEQLPDATLKGFDHPVPCYRLIGIKPLTGSTRTGEGLHAPLIGRQLELNHLLQAAHQIQSSAQGKFILICGEVGIGKSRLLQEFKNRLTEENIPYLEGYSLTYRRSVPYWIFTDLLRHQLGISAKSTIAEIRRQLSQTLQSCAADQATSLVPYLEHLFSLPTSDPNYLLLIQNLEADQFRQQVLTAIRSILYPCHADQPRIWILEDLQWADEVSLSILQTVIADLEQTPLLIVAAARSENFPPLQKFFQSLPSTPSEMVERIELHSLTDEESHTLLAKLVDIQQFPAKLTQNILEHAAGIPLYLEEILRMLMDAGALVHSPSGLRPHRSIDGESLGVPITLQGLIQARFDQLTAFQRTVLQYASIIGHHFSRGLLEAILPVHEEDLQKTLQELIEREFIVATPDHPQGEFAFRHLLISEAVYNTLLKKERSRLHTLVGTAIESHYSGRLNEVIELLARHFSWGNQPEKALHYLILAAQKAMTGSLYEQAQKHYEHALTLLPGVESAHQQALQVHLGLGDLYQIRGEVKAARAQYLAALDRLSQMASPEVQEIRNNLLRKLRELTASDPALQERV comes from the coding sequence ATGACCCTGATTTGCAAGCATTGTCAAGCCGAACTTCCCGATGGGATGCGCTATTGCGGCTACTGTGGGGCGCGCTTGAGCGATCCCCCGCTTTATCTGGACACCCACCAACGCAGCCAGATCCGCCATGTGACGGTGCTTTTTGCCGATCTGGAAGGATATACGGTCGCTGCCAACCGCCTGGATAGCGAAGCGTTATACGAACTTGTTCAGCAGTACACCGATCTGCTCAGCCGCGAAGTCTATAAGTACGAAGGAATCATTGATAAGATGACCGGCGATGGCATCATGGCTTTGTTTGGAGCGCCGGTCAGCTACGAAAACAACACCGAGCGAGCGATTCGCGCTGCACTCGATATGCAAGCCAACTTTCTGATGTGGCGCCAGCATGTTCAACAGAATCTGAACCTCGATCTCAATCTGCGCATCGGCTTACATTGCGGTCCGGTTATTGTAGGCGAAATTGGTTCAAACATCGTTATGGATTACACGGCGATCGGCGAAACCGTCAACCTTGCCTATCGTTTACAAGAAATTGCTGATCCCGGCAGTATTTTTACCAGCGCAGAAGTTGTCCATCAGACCCGAGCCATCTTCGACTACGAGCAATTACCTGATGCCACGTTGAAAGGCTTTGACCATCCAGTCCCATGCTATCGCCTGATCGGCATTAAGCCCTTAACGGGGAGCACTCGCACCGGCGAAGGCTTACATGCTCCCTTGATCGGTCGCCAATTGGAACTTAACCATCTCCTGCAGGCAGCCCACCAGATTCAAAGCTCCGCTCAAGGAAAGTTTATTCTGATCTGCGGCGAGGTGGGCATCGGTAAAAGCCGCCTCTTACAAGAATTCAAAAATCGGCTCACCGAAGAAAACATCCCTTATCTGGAAGGTTACAGTCTCACCTATCGCCGTTCTGTGCCTTACTGGATTTTCACCGATCTTCTGCGTCATCAGCTCGGCATCTCCGCCAAAAGCACCATAGCAGAAATCCGCCGCCAGTTATCTCAAACCTTGCAATCCTGTGCTGCGGATCAAGCCACATCCCTCGTCCCCTATTTAGAGCATCTTTTCTCCTTACCGACCTCTGACCCGAACTACCTGTTGCTCATCCAAAACCTGGAAGCGGACCAGTTCCGTCAACAGGTGCTTACAGCCATTCGTTCTATCCTGTATCCCTGTCATGCTGATCAACCTCGCATCTGGATACTGGAGGACCTGCAATGGGCAGATGAAGTTTCATTGAGCATTTTACAGACCGTCATCGCCGATCTTGAGCAGACCCCGCTTCTGATTGTGGCTGCAGCGCGCAGCGAAAACTTCCCGCCCCTGCAGAAATTCTTCCAATCCTTACCGTCAACCCCTTCTGAGATGGTTGAACGGATCGAATTGCATAGTCTGACAGATGAAGAAAGTCACACATTGCTGGCAAAACTGGTAGACATTCAACAGTTTCCTGCCAAACTGACCCAGAACATTCTCGAACATGCCGCCGGCATTCCTCTATATCTGGAAGAAATCTTACGCATGCTAATGGATGCCGGCGCCCTCGTACACTCTCCTTCTGGATTGCGGCCGCACCGCTCGATTGACGGAGAATCCCTGGGAGTCCCAATCACCTTACAAGGTTTAATTCAGGCTCGCTTTGATCAATTAACCGCTTTCCAACGCACTGTGTTGCAATACGCCTCAATCATCGGGCATCATTTCAGTCGTGGTCTTCTCGAAGCTATACTGCCAGTTCACGAGGAGGACCTCCAGAAAACTCTCCAGGAATTGATCGAGCGCGAATTCATCGTCGCTACTCCCGATCACCCCCAGGGGGAGTTTGCTTTCCGACATCTGCTCATCTCTGAAGCAGTTTACAACACCCTGCTCAAAAAAGAGCGCAGCCGCCTGCACACGCTGGTTGGCACCGCCATCGAAAGTCACTACAGCGGCCGGTTGAATGAAGTTATCGAACTTCTCGCTCGCCATTTCTCTTGGGGCAATCAGCCAGAAAAAGCCCTGCATTACCTGATCTTAGCCGCTCAGAAAGCCATGACCGGCTCACTCTACGAACAGGCTCAAAAGCATTATGAACACGCCCTGACCCTTCTACCCGGTGTAGAGTCTGCGCACCAACAAGCCTTACAGGTTCATCTCGGTCTGGGCGACCTCTATCAAATTCGCGGCGAAGTAAAAGCTGCCCGCGCCCAATATCTTGCCGCATTGGACCGTCTCTCTCAGATGGCTTCCCCCGAAGTACAAGAAATTCGCAATAACCTGTTAAGAAAATTGCGTGAGTTAACCGCCTCTGACCCTGCCCTTCAGGAAAGAGTGTAG
- a CDS encoding LSU ribosomal protein L21p — protein sequence MKFAIVEDGGKQYKALVGETIEVDYFPAEVGEQVDLERVLLVAEDGQVVVGKPLVAGAKVQATVEAQVKGKKIVVFKYKPKKRYRVKAGHRQRYTRLRIDEIVTG from the coding sequence ATGAAATTTGCAATTGTGGAAGATGGCGGGAAGCAATACAAGGCATTGGTTGGCGAGACCATTGAGGTGGATTACTTCCCCGCCGAAGTTGGCGAACAAGTGGATTTAGAACGGGTTTTACTCGTCGCCGAAGATGGTCAGGTAGTGGTTGGCAAACCGCTGGTGGCAGGCGCAAAAGTACAGGCGACGGTTGAAGCCCAGGTAAAGGGCAAAAAGATCGTCGTCTTCAAGTACAAACCCAAAAAACGTTATCGGGTCAAAGCCGGGCACCGGCAACGCTACACCCGCCTGCGCATTGATGAAATTGTAACCGGATAG
- a CDS encoding LSU ribosomal protein L27p, with protein MAHKKGGGSSRNGRDSHAQRLGVKVFGGQKVLAGNILVRQRGTHIKPGRNVGLGKDDTLFATAEGVVVYETIRGNRKRVSVIPLAETA; from the coding sequence ATGGCACACAAGAAAGGTGGCGGCTCCAGCCGCAATGGACGAGATAGTCATGCCCAGCGATTGGGTGTGAAGGTTTTTGGCGGTCAGAAGGTTCTGGCGGGCAATATTTTGGTACGTCAGCGCGGCACGCATATCAAACCGGGTAGAAATGTTGGCCTGGGCAAGGATGATACGCTGTTTGCGACTGCAGAAGGCGTGGTGGTGTATGAAACCATTCGCGGTAACCGCAAACGGGTTAGTGTGATTCCCCTTGCAGAAACTGCCTGA